The Halorhabdus sp. BNX81 genome includes a region encoding these proteins:
- a CDS encoding glycosyltransferase family 39 protein: MADIYQSTKDRFRDNPWLYPTAVFALALVARFGYLSRILQGSYGIRTPPDTNTFLRTCDVLFTDPTAIVAQTKGIQYLGFTVPFCTVDQLSGGSGLAWVLVQIVLSAITAVLVYHIAKQLANEIAGLVAGFSFAILFDTFRFAMFLLSETVFTFALVLSIWALVQYRVTPTRRARVSVIISLGLLAISRPFGPPIVAGWILLEALPRESKYRTGFLPRPIAIATLVAIPVVMFLFSSAPSKLVQIERGWREGWIMYKGKSNFIITEYAYSPRSAGSLLAFIVFNVDHIVILGVVRTLVLFVPLIGGGGFSPFWTALNVAVLGPLTVLGFYGLLRGRQSHPALLSVVAIPLVVVVGIVAITFVSLSWRYRAPLGPVLAIIAGYVVGTNTRVQNTITWVDERVTSQLQ, from the coding sequence GTGGCCGACATTTACCAGTCGACGAAAGATCGGTTTCGAGACAATCCGTGGCTCTATCCGACCGCCGTATTTGCCCTCGCGCTGGTCGCCCGTTTCGGCTACTTATCGCGCATTCTCCAGGGATCGTATGGTATCCGAACACCACCAGATACGAACACTTTCCTCCGGACTTGCGACGTTCTCTTCACTGATCCGACCGCTATTGTCGCTCAGACAAAAGGAATCCAATATCTCGGATTTACCGTGCCTTTCTGTACTGTCGACCAACTCTCAGGAGGGAGCGGGCTTGCCTGGGTCCTCGTCCAGATCGTCCTCTCCGCCATCACTGCCGTGCTGGTCTATCATATAGCGAAACAACTCGCCAACGAGATTGCAGGCCTCGTCGCTGGCTTCTCTTTTGCCATCTTGTTCGATACGTTTCGATTCGCCATGTTTCTGCTCTCCGAGACCGTGTTTACGTTCGCCCTCGTGCTCTCGATCTGGGCGCTCGTCCAGTACCGGGTGACCCCGACACGACGGGCCAGGGTATCGGTAATCATTAGCCTCGGCCTTCTTGCCATCTCGAGGCCGTTCGGGCCACCGATCGTCGCCGGCTGGATCCTGTTGGAGGCACTGCCACGAGAAAGCAAGTACCGGACTGGCTTCCTTCCCCGACCGATCGCGATCGCTACGCTCGTGGCCATCCCTGTGGTGATGTTTCTGTTTTCGAGTGCACCGTCGAAGTTGGTACAGATTGAGCGCGGGTGGCGGGAGGGATGGATCATGTACAAAGGAAAATCGAACTTCATCATCACGGAATACGCATATTCGCCACGATCGGCCGGATCACTTCTGGCGTTCATCGTTTTCAACGTCGATCATATCGTGATCCTGGGTGTCGTGCGGACGCTGGTACTTTTTGTTCCGCTGATCGGCGGGGGCGGATTTAGCCCGTTCTGGACGGCACTCAATGTAGCTGTCCTCGGTCCACTAACTGTCCTCGGGTTTTATGGACTGCTTCGAGGTCGACAGTCACATCCTGCTCTCCTTTCGGTCGTCGCGATACCGCTCGTCGTCGTTGTCGGTATCGTGGCTATCACGTTTGTGAGTCTTTCGTGGCGGTACCGTGCGCCGCTGGGGCCGGTGCTCGCCATCATCGCCGGGTATGTAGTTGGTACGAACACCCGCGTCCAGAACACAATCACTTGGGTAGATGAACGCGTAACTTCCCAGTTGCAATAG